In a genomic window of Neisseria flavescens:
- the ccsB gene encoding c-type cytochrome biogenesis protein CcsB has translation MNNKHQALPEHELLTHKSFIRNLNLFDWAFALLIAVGAFIAQTQAGLHMDIYEMVILWVSAGIAVFLGWFFKPMRWFIPLGVCLAYLAVDLYGGDIKRADGFLLKYLLSSQSAIMWQCAFVFFALFAYIVGAIAAVRKNVPSNTLLGMGTVFAWVSAMAGFVGLLVRWHESYLLRPDAGHIPVSNLYEVFILFLVITALMYLYYEGRFAVQKLGGFVFSFMAIVVGFVLWYSVSREAHTIQPLIPALQSWWMKIHVPANFIGYGAFCIAAMLGIAELLALRKEDAGKKSWLPHSQVIEEVMYKAIAVGFLFFTIATILGALWAADAWGRYWSWDPKETWAFIVWLNYAVWLHLRLVVGWRGRVLAWWAVIGLIITAFAFIGVNMFLSGLHSYGTL, from the coding sequence ATGAATAACAAACATCAGGCCTTGCCCGAGCATGAGCTTCTGACACACAAATCATTTATCCGAAACCTCAACCTTTTCGACTGGGCATTTGCGCTGCTGATTGCAGTCGGTGCGTTTATTGCCCAAACCCAGGCCGGTCTGCATATGGACATCTACGAAATGGTAATTTTGTGGGTGAGTGCCGGTATTGCCGTTTTTCTGGGTTGGTTTTTCAAACCGATGCGCTGGTTTATCCCTTTGGGCGTGTGCTTGGCGTATTTGGCCGTTGATTTGTATGGCGGCGACATCAAACGCGCAGACGGCTTCCTGCTCAAATACCTGTTAAGCAGCCAGTCGGCGATTATGTGGCAATGCGCGTTTGTGTTCTTCGCCTTGTTTGCCTATATCGTCGGCGCGATAGCGGCGGTGCGCAAAAATGTGCCGTCCAATACGCTTTTGGGCATGGGTACCGTGTTTGCGTGGGTTTCCGCGATGGCGGGCTTTGTCGGTTTGCTGGTGCGTTGGCATGAAAGTTATCTGCTGCGTCCCGATGCCGGCCATATTCCGGTTTCCAACCTTTACGAAGTATTCATCTTGTTCTTGGTCATTACGGCGCTGATGTATCTCTATTACGAAGGCCGTTTTGCCGTACAAAAACTGGGCGGCTTCGTCTTCAGCTTTATGGCGATTGTGGTCGGATTTGTCTTGTGGTACAGCGTTTCTCGCGAGGCGCATACCATTCAGCCGCTGATTCCTGCTTTGCAGTCTTGGTGGATGAAAATCCACGTTCCGGCCAACTTTATCGGCTACGGCGCATTCTGTATCGCCGCCATGCTGGGTATTGCCGAACTGCTGGCACTCAGAAAAGAAGATGCAGGCAAAAAATCATGGCTGCCGCACTCGCAAGTTATTGAAGAAGTCATGTACAAAGCGATTGCTGTCGGTTTCCTGTTCTTTACGATTGCCACCATTCTCGGCGCATTGTGGGCGGCCGATGCGTGGGGACGCTATTGGAGCTGGGACCCGAAAGAGACTTGGGCATTCATCGTTTGGCTGAATTACGCTGTCTGGTTGCATTTGCGGCTGGTGGTAGGCTGGCGCGGCAGGGTGTTGGCTTGGTGGGCGGTCATCGGCCTGATCATTACTGCCTTTGCCTTTATCGGCGTGAATATGTTCTTGAGCGGCCTGCATTCTTACGGCACTTTGTAA
- the tsaD gene encoding tRNA (adenosine(37)-N6)-threonylcarbamoyltransferase complex transferase subunit TsaD, whose protein sequence is MLVLGIESSCDETGVALYDTERGLLAHHLHTQMAMHAEYGGVVPELASRDHIRRVVPLTQGCLKEAGVGYADIDAVAFTQGPGLGGALLAGSGFANALAFAIGKPVIPIHHLEGHLLSPLLADDKPEFPFVALLVSGGHTQFMAVRGIGDYTLLGESVDDAAGEAFDKTAKLLGLPYPGGAKLSELAKLGTPDAFTFPRPMLHSHDLQMSFSGLKTAVLTAVEKVRAETGSDEIPEQTRNDICRAFQDAVVDVLAAKAKKALLDTGFRTLVVAGGVGANWKLRDEFSRLTVKMPSEKGKPKPQEEKINVYFPPMAYCTDNGAMIAFAGAMRLAERQAVGAFNVKPRWPLSDIVKQG, encoded by the coding sequence ATGTTGGTATTAGGAATTGAATCATCTTGCGACGAAACCGGCGTTGCGCTCTACGATACCGAGCGCGGCCTGTTGGCGCATCATTTGCACACACAAATGGCGATGCACGCCGAATACGGCGGCGTTGTCCCCGAATTGGCCAGTCGCGACCATATCCGCCGTGTCGTGCCGTTGACGCAAGGTTGCTTGAAGGAAGCAGGCGTAGGCTATGCCGATATTGACGCGGTTGCCTTTACGCAAGGCCCGGGTTTGGGCGGCGCATTGCTGGCCGGTTCAGGCTTTGCCAACGCCTTGGCATTTGCCATCGGCAAGCCCGTTATCCCCATTCACCATCTTGAAGGCCATTTGCTCTCGCCTTTGTTGGCAGACGACAAGCCCGAATTTCCATTTGTTGCTTTGCTGGTGTCGGGCGGACATACGCAATTTATGGCTGTACGCGGTATCGGCGATTACACCTTGCTGGGTGAAAGTGTGGACGATGCGGCAGGCGAGGCGTTTGATAAAACGGCCAAGCTTTTAGGTTTGCCTTATCCCGGCGGTGCCAAATTGTCCGAGCTGGCCAAACTCGGCACGCCTGATGCCTTCACATTCCCACGTCCCATGCTCCATTCGCACGATTTGCAGATGAGCTTTTCCGGTTTGAAAACCGCTGTTTTGACCGCTGTCGAAAAAGTCCGTGCCGAAACCGGCAGCGATGAAATTCCGGAACAAACGCGCAACGACATTTGCCGCGCTTTCCAAGATGCGGTGGTTGATGTATTGGCGGCCAAAGCCAAAAAAGCGTTGTTGGATACCGGCTTCAGAACGTTGGTGGTTGCCGGCGGTGTGGGAGCAAACTGGAAACTGCGTGATGAATTTTCGCGCTTAACCGTCAAAATGCCGTCTGAAAAAGGCAAACCCAAGCCGCAGGAAGAAAAAATCAATGTCTATTTCCCGCCGATGGCATACTGTACCGACAACGGCGCAATGATTGCCTTTGCCGGTGCGATGCGTCTTGCCGAGCGTCAGGCTGTCGGCGCATTCAATGTCAAACCGCGCTGGCCGCTGTCTGATATTGTGAAGCAGGGCTGA
- a CDS encoding Lrp/AsnC family transcriptional regulator codes for MELDKLDRNILNILQTRADIPLKELAAQVHSSIATCQRRIKNLTEQGVIIRQAAIVSPQAVGLNISVFVQVDLDRQYHDVQEAFERSMQREPQVVGCYEISGNYDFLLLVHCTDMPAYHAFTRRVLTSVNRVRNFKSQFVMNFAKTETKIEIPG; via the coding sequence ATGGAACTGGACAAACTCGACCGCAATATCCTCAACATTCTCCAAACACGCGCAGACATTCCGCTGAAAGAACTGGCCGCACAAGTGCATTCGTCGATTGCCACTTGCCAGCGGCGCATCAAAAACCTGACCGAACAAGGCGTCATCATCCGCCAAGCCGCCATCGTCTCGCCGCAGGCAGTCGGCTTGAACATCAGCGTCTTTGTCCAAGTTGACCTTGACCGCCAGTACCACGATGTGCAAGAGGCATTTGAACGCAGTATGCAGCGCGAACCGCAAGTTGTCGGATGTTATGAAATTTCCGGTAATTATGATTTCTTGCTGTTGGTGCATTGCACCGATATGCCTGCCTATCACGCCTTCACGCGCCGCGTGCTTACGTCCGTCAACAGGGTGCGCAATTTCAAAAGCCAATTTGTAATGAATTTCGCCAAGACGGAAACCAAAATCGAAATTCCAGGATAA
- the rarD gene encoding EamA family transporter RarD, whose protein sequence is MTNLSKGLLASITSNVLFAMLFLYGVWMQPMGGTEIFAWRMVAMLSALCVLMTMVNGWQAAARFASNIGRDWKRWLLIVLPTPIFASQLWLFVWGPVNGEGVNVAMGYFLFPLAMMLGGRIWFKERLNRLQTVAVALACAGVACELVRSGAFSWTTVWVFGTYPFYYLLRRKLGVPSLIGLTFDLMMITPFALAYILLATDTPAMIAAKPVLIFFIVLLGFNSAISMHLNLKANQLLPVAVFGMLSYLEPVLLFIVSIVWLGEPVQKGALIGYGLIWSGLCVMIANGLLGMKKEKKLAKA, encoded by the coding sequence ATGACGAATTTATCCAAAGGTTTGCTGGCGTCCATAACGTCCAATGTGTTGTTTGCCATGCTGTTTCTGTACGGCGTATGGATGCAGCCGATGGGCGGCACGGAAATTTTCGCGTGGCGTATGGTGGCGATGTTGTCGGCTTTATGCGTACTGATGACGATGGTCAACGGTTGGCAGGCGGCAGCGCGGTTTGCGAGCAATATCGGTCGCGATTGGAAGCGGTGGTTGTTGATTGTATTGCCGACGCCGATATTTGCCAGCCAGTTGTGGCTGTTTGTCTGGGGGCCGGTCAACGGCGAGGGCGTAAACGTGGCGATGGGTTATTTCCTGTTTCCTTTGGCGATGATGCTGGGTGGACGGATTTGGTTTAAAGAGCGTTTAAACCGATTGCAGACGGTTGCCGTTGCATTGGCATGTGCAGGCGTGGCATGTGAATTGGTACGGTCGGGTGCGTTTTCGTGGACGACTGTATGGGTGTTCGGTACTTATCCGTTTTATTATCTGCTGCGCCGAAAACTGGGCGTGCCTTCGTTAATCGGTCTAACCTTTGATTTAATGATGATTACGCCGTTTGCGTTGGCGTATATTTTGCTGGCAACGGATACGCCGGCGATGATTGCGGCCAAACCGGTTTTAATCTTCTTTATCGTGTTGCTGGGCTTCAATAGCGCAATATCCATGCATTTAAATTTAAAGGCAAATCAGTTACTTCCGGTTGCAGTGTTCGGTATGTTGAGCTATTTGGAACCTGTGTTGCTCTTTATCGTGTCGATTGTGTGGCTGGGCGAGCCGGTACAAAAAGGCGCATTGATCGGCTATGGCCTGATTTGGTCGGGATTGTGCGTGATGATAGCCAATGGCTTGTTGGGAATGAAGAAAGAAAAGAAATTGGCCAAAGCTTGA
- the murU gene encoding N-acetylmuramate alpha-1-phosphate uridylyltransferase MurU, translated as MKAMILAAGRGERMRPLTYHTPKPLLEVAGTPLIGWHLRRLQQAGFTEIVINHAWLGQQIEDTLKDGSDYSVRIAYSPERAGGLETAGGIATALPLLGDEPFLVVNGDVLTDIDFQAARLAAQRMQEHNLLAHLWLVDNPPHHPEGDFGLLSDGLVSASSADGQALTFSGVGVYHPTLFKDTPAHQAAKLAPLLRQAMSQNQISGEHHNGLWLDVGTVERLQEADRIAQSW; from the coding sequence ATGAAAGCAATGATACTGGCCGCCGGTCGCGGCGAACGCATGCGCCCCCTGACCTACCACACGCCCAAACCCTTACTCGAAGTAGCAGGCACGCCGCTTATCGGCTGGCACTTGCGCCGCCTGCAGCAGGCCGGATTCACTGAAATCGTCATCAACCATGCCTGGCTTGGACAACAAATCGAAGATACCTTGAAAGACGGTTCAGACTACAGCGTGCGTATTGCCTATTCTCCCGAGCGCGCCGGAGGCCTGGAAACCGCCGGTGGCATTGCCACCGCCCTGCCTCTTTTGGGCGACGAACCGTTTTTGGTCGTCAATGGCGACGTATTGACCGACATTGATTTCCAAGCTGCACGACTGGCTGCCCAGCGTATGCAGGAACACAACCTTCTCGCCCATTTGTGGCTGGTGGACAATCCGCCACACCATCCCGAAGGCGACTTCGGCCTGCTTTCAGACGGCCTGGTATCCGCCTCATCCGCAGACGGTCAAGCCCTGACTTTCAGCGGCGTGGGCGTTTATCATCCCACGCTTTTCAAAGATACCCCGGCGCATCAGGCTGCCAAACTTGCCCCTCTGTTGCGTCAGGCCATGAGCCAAAACCAAATCAGCGGCGAACACCACAACGGCCTTTGGTTGGACGTCGGCACAGTCGAACGCCTGCAAGAAGCCGACCGTATCGCCCAAAGCTGGTAA
- the hpaC gene encoding 4-hydroxyphenylacetate 3-monooxygenase, reductase component: MTDSTHTLKRPFRDAMASCAAGVHVITTDGETGRYGITMTAVTAVTDEPPTVMLCINRQSAIIPILQGNRDLCINTLNDSQQDVAEHFAGLTDLSPEERFEYHIWHRGQTGQLEVEGALAHLHGSIVDQREIGTHCVFFVQLNEICNTDTQAPALLYFRRQFKSLA, translated from the coding sequence ATGACAGACTCAACACACACACTCAAGAGACCATTTCGAGATGCCATGGCCTCCTGTGCCGCCGGCGTACACGTTATCACGACAGACGGCGAAACGGGACGCTATGGCATTACTATGACTGCCGTAACTGCCGTTACCGACGAGCCGCCGACGGTCATGCTGTGCATCAACCGCCAATCCGCCATCATTCCCATCCTGCAAGGCAACCGTGATTTGTGCATCAACACACTCAACGACAGCCAGCAGGATGTCGCCGAACACTTTGCCGGACTGACCGACCTCTCGCCCGAAGAACGCTTCGAATACCATATTTGGCACAGGGGGCAAACCGGGCAGCTCGAAGTCGAAGGCGCGCTGGCGCACCTGCACGGCAGCATTGTCGATCAACGAGAAATCGGCACGCATTGCGTCTTTTTCGTTCAGCTCAACGAAATCTGCAATACCGACACGCAAGCACCGGCATTGCTGTATTTCCGTAGGCAATTCAAATCTTTGGCATAA
- the hpaR gene encoding homoprotocatechuate degradation operon regulator HpaR, translated as MPNQSKHASINIGLIQAREALMTQFRPILNQANITDQQWRIIRLLAENGTLDFQDLANQACILRPSLTGILTRLEKAGLAVRLKPSNDQRRVYLKLTPEGEKLYESTGALVDERYDAIEKVLSKEKMAQLKELLAELAKIEQALK; from the coding sequence ATGCCCAACCAATCTAAACATGCATCTATCAATATCGGTCTGATTCAGGCGCGGGAAGCATTGATGACCCAATTCCGCCCTATTCTGAACCAAGCCAATATTACTGACCAGCAATGGCGTATCATCCGGCTCTTAGCGGAAAACGGCACACTCGACTTTCAAGATTTGGCCAATCAGGCCTGCATCCTTCGCCCCAGCCTGACCGGCATTCTGACCCGCTTGGAAAAAGCAGGTTTGGCCGTCCGCCTGAAGCCTTCCAACGACCAACGCCGTGTTTACCTGAAACTGACGCCCGAAGGTGAGAAACTCTATGAATCCACCGGCGCATTGGTTGATGAACGCTACGATGCGATTGAAAAAGTTCTATCCAAAGAAAAAATGGCACAACTCAAAGAACTCTTGGCAGAGCTGGCAAAAATCGAACAGGCATTAAAATAA